CACCGATGCTGCGTGACAAGAGTATGGCAAGGAAGAAAAGAAGACACCAGACAACATAAACGTTTATCTTTTTTGAGAAGATAGAGAAACTTATCTCTTTCTTTAACAAAAATGAAATTAAGTATACGTTAGACACTTGGATCACGTCAATGCTAGCTAGGACTTGAGTGAGACTATCCCAAAAAATATTTGATTAGTAATTGTACAAGATGAAGGAATTTGAGTGGGACTTAAGCTTAACAATCTTACAATCACACCATAAAATTAATGATAACTATAAGTAGTAATTTTTTTCCCCAAAATATTTGGGTGGGACTTGAGTCCCATGGTGCTTGTACCTAGATCCGCCCCTGCGCACGTGTGTAAGTGCGCACGGAGCTCCGTTCACCACCGTCCGGCGCCGACGACGGCGTGCCTCCCCCCAGGGGACTCCAGTAGCGTTCCCGATCACTTTCCCTCCCCGGCGAGTCCGCCGAATTCTAGTTTTCCGGCGAGATCACCCAAAACTTCAAATAAAGTCAATCTCGTTGGAAACTGGAATTCGACGGACTCGCCGGGGAGGGAAAGTGATCAGAGATGCTGCTGAAGTCCGCTGGGGTGAAGGTGCACCGTCGTCAGTGCCGAACGGTGATGAACGGAGCTCCGTGCGCACTTACGCATGTGCACTCCATATCCGGCCTCTATATATATACATATATTTATGTATACACAGCCTTTCTCGGCTGCGGACGTCCGTACCAATAGTTTTGGTGCGGATTCCAATTTTGCACCACTTTTCGATCAAATTTCCTTATCTCCACCGTCTAGTATCTAGATAATATTGTGTAGATCATCTCTGCAAAATTTCAGCCAATTTGGTGATCGTTAAGGCCCTCAAAATTGTGTTTTTCTGATATAAACATGAACCAGACAGAATTCAGTCCGTCCATTTGTTTTTCGAGTTTGAGGGCCTTAACGAATACCAAATTGGCTGAAATTTTGCAAAGATGATCTACACAATATTATCTAGATACTAAACAGTGGAGATTAGGAAATTCGATCGAAAAGTTAGTGCAAAAATAAGAAATACCGCACAAAAGTTTAGGTGCGGACGTCCGCAGCTGAGAAAAATACGTATATATATATATATATATATTTGCAGGTAGAGATTAAAGAGGTTGAAGAGGAAAAAGTAGGAACAAGAGAAATGGCAAAGTCTTGTATAATTTCCGAAGAGATGGTGACACACAGTGTCAAGATTGCCTCCCAAGTGTCTGATGAGATTCAAATGCGTCTGTAAATTGTGGTACAATGTGATCAATAGTCCTACCTTTGTGACCATGAACCTGTCCAATTCCATGCATAACAAATTTTCTTCATTCACTTCTATTGTTTTCAAGCGCACCATACTCAAGGACAGCAGTGATGGGAAGCAAGTTTCACTGTCATTACTCAATCTTTGCAATAATGCTAGTGATGGTGAACACCTTCATTCTGTTGTTCAAGAATTCAGTGTTCCACCTCCTATGGGTCTAGCCTCATCTCTGGAAATTGCAGATTATTGTGATGGGATCATTTGTCTAAACACCGAGAAGGCTAGTGATCGCGCTGCTTTATACAATCCATCAATCAAGGAATTAAATTTTCTTCCCAAGACTTGTCTTCTCCCTCCGCCGTATGTAAAATATGCTTATCATGTCGGATTTGGATACGACTCTAAAGCTAAAGATTACAAGGTTGTAAGAATTGCATGCTCCATATCACATGGTGAGCATCCTACTAGAGGAGAAATATACACCTTGAGTTCTAATTTTTGGAGAGAGATCAAAACTAATTTTAGCACTCTACTTTACAGTACTATTGGTTCAAGTCTGTACTTCAAGGGAGTTTATTACTGGTATGCATTTAAGAAAGAACTCGAACATCACAAGGAATTCATCATTTCATTTGATATGAGTGAAGAGTTATTTCATCATACATCACTTCCAGATCGTTTCCATGGTGCATCAGGATGTTATATTCGCCTCGTGGCGTTGAAAGAATCCATTGCTGTCATGACCGGGTTATCCCACAGAAGAGGTTGTGAAGTGGCTAAAACTTTTGAAGTATGGGGAATGGAAGGCTTTGGTGCCGGACATAAGGAGTTATGGATCAAGTACTTCACCGTCGGACCTTTAGAAGGCATTGAATATCCATTGGTATTTTGGAAGAGTGATGAATTTCTTGCTGCTACCTATGATTTAAGTGCAGTCTCCTACAACGTGTGCACCCAAACATTCAACTATCTTCCCATTCATGGTACGCAAGAAGATCTACAAACTGTTGTTTATATGAACAGTATTGTTTCTGTCAACCCAAGACAACAGTAAGGATACAGTTGTTACTCCGCTCGTTCAAAAAATATGTTCTTTATGCATTATTCTCAACTATATTTACACTCTTTCAAATTCAAATCCACCCTCTAAAGATAAAAAGTAAAATTGAAGAATACTACACTGATAACATATTGTACTTTCGAAAGCAAAATATTCAAACCCAGAAAGTTGAGATCCTCATCATTACTAATCCACGGGGTGCAACTTTAATTCATACCATAAAATCATCAGTCTAGCATCTAAGAACGACACAAAATCTCTAACTGGAACAGGGAAATGATAATTCTAAAATTGTGTTGTTTAAGCAAACTCTTACAATTAGCCAAAGCAACTCTTGCAAATAGCTGCTTTCCACCTTAATTACCTGCAACAATCAGTACAATCACTACAATGTCACTTATCAGCCTACATAAGTAATCAGAAAGAACAGATGCTAGGTAGCAGAGTGTTACAAGCAATAAAGCTGAATATTAACTCAGATATTCATAAACAAATAATAATGTTAAGTGGCATATTGCAATTAGACAAATAAATGTTTTGGAGCTTCAGGAGCAGACAATGAATAAGATAGACACAAACCAGCTGTCCCGGTAACTGGTGTTTTAGAATGTCGGAAGTCAAAAATTAGTCTTTTAACATTTATGGTGGTATTAGATGTTTAGAATTACAGGAGAAGTCGAGAGACCAAAAATTACGAGAATGGAAGTACATGATGGCTTAAGATCTAAAAATCCTACTGGATTTACATGAGCAAAAAGAAAGTTTTTTAGTTTAGGAACCTGCTCACATTGTGTGATGACCACATTAAGGAAACAATGGCTGATATAGAAGCCCTGTGCTCTCGGGAAATCCCATCATCACATTAAGATTCTGTAGAGCCTGACCTGAAGCTCCCTTGACAAGATTATCGATCTGCACCA
The window above is part of the Fragaria vesca subsp. vesca linkage group LG2, FraVesHawaii_1.0, whole genome shotgun sequence genome. Proteins encoded here:
- the LOC101313095 gene encoding F-box/kelch-repeat protein At3g06240-like, translating into MNLSNSMHNKFSSFTSIVFKRTILKDSSDGKQVSLSLLNLCNNASDGEHLHSVVQEFSVPPPMGLASSLEIADYCDGIICLNTEKASDRAALYNPSIKELNFLPKTCLLPPPYVKYAYHVGFGYDSKAKDYKVVRIACSISHGEHPTRGEIYTLSSNFWREIKTNFSTLLYSTIGSSLYFKGVYYWYAFKKELEHHKEFIISFDMSEELFHHTSLPDRFHGASGCYIRLVALKESIAVMTGLSHRRGCEVAKTFEVWGMEGFGAGHKELWIKYFTVGPLEGIEYPLVFWKSDEFLAATYDLSAVSYNVCTQTFNYLPIHGTQEDLQTVVYMNSIVSVNPRQQ